The [Clostridium] scindens ATCC 35704 nucleotide sequence TCAAGTCTTGTAAGCGTACCAGCCAGGGAGTAGAATAGGAAATCACTACAAGGGGGTGAGGGCATGGAATATGAGATGGAGGAACTGATTCCTCTGGTAAAGGAACTCTGTGACAGATATACGGGGAAGGAGAGCACATCCGTGACGTATGAGGCAGCCCAGCGGCTGATGGAAGCCGTGCTCTACTGTATTCATGAGACGACAGGGAGCGCAGAAGCGGCCGGCGTCTCGGACGGCAGCCGGTCGGCGAGAATGGCGTACGAGTATGGCTATGAACTGGCGGTTCAAAAGGTAGGACAAGCAAGAGAACGATATAATCGGATGGCAGCAAATTTTCGAAGTTATGGGAACAGAGCCTATGAGGAAACATTCCGGCAGGGAATTCCGGCATTCTTCCTATGGTATGACGTCCGGCTGAAGCCGCAGGATCATATCATTACCATGGATTATCCGGTAATGAAGAATCTGGAAGGGCTGTGCGGCATTGACGCCATATGGGAGTATCTCAGGTGCATGGAAGCGGAGCAGAAGTTTCTGGCAAGGTTCCCGGAAGACTATATCCGCCAGGTGAATGTGGCGCGCTGCGCAGACTATGAGGAATACTACATCAATCCGTGCAGGGTTATGCTCCGTCATGTCCTATGCTGTATGCTTGCGGACATTCCGGCAGATAAGATCCGGTTCGGGGAGGAGGACTATATGCGGCTGAAAGAGGAAGTGCAAAACCAGGACAGGGGAGGCCTAAAGAGAAGGCTGACGCGCCTTTTGTATGTGCTTGTGAAGCAGAAGTACTGTGAGGATGAGAAACTGTTTGGATATCTGGAATATGATATGGCAGACTTGGCTTTTGAACTTCAAAATTGGCTTTGGAAGCAAGCAGGCAGGAACTAAAGCGCGTGCTTGAATGCAACCAGGAGACGTTGAAGTACGGGCTTAGCCTGACGGAGTTCTGCGATTCCCAGTTCATCCAAAGCGGGGACTATGCGGATACCCTGACAAGGCTTCAGGAGATATTCTATCTGTATAAGAATGAATCCATGGACGAATTGACAGATCGGGAACTGCTGGAGATTATGAAGGAGAACTTTGAACAGATCTGCTACGGAGATCTGGAATACCTGGAGACAACCTGTCTGGAACGGTTCGCGGCTGCAGTCCGGGCAGGATATGAGACGGAATTCCAGAAGAAGGAGAGGGATGAGTATACGCTTAGGAAGAGCGGGAACGAGTATGAGAAATTTTCGGAAGAGACCAGATGGGAATTTGAACTGTACAGGATAAAATTGGAAGAGTCAGAATAGAAAAACCGGTTGACAAAAGCGTAACAAGTTACTAAAATGACAATAAGTAACTTGTTACGCTTTTGCAATATGAAAGGAGATTTATGAAAAAAGAGAATCCAGTTACATATGAGCGGATGGGAACCAGTCTTGACTGGATAAAGAAGTTGATTTTCGCGGGGATATTCATCCAGGAGAATAAGCTGCACGCAATATTTGACCGCTACAATGAGATGTCCAGCAAGCAGTGGCTTTTGATGGCAGTGTCGGCTTCGTTTGATGCGCCGCCGGTTCTGACTACGCTGGCAGGGGCCATGGGATGTTCCCGCCAGAATGTGAAGAAGCTGGCAGTCAATCTTGAGAAGGTTGGATATATCAAACTTGAAAAGTCGGATGCGGATGCCAGGGCGCTTTGCGTTAAGATGACAGCAAAGGGCATGAAGTTCGCGGAATATATGGCGGATGTCACGGATGACGTGCATGCTGCCATGTTCGGCGAATTTACGGAAGAGGAGATCCGCAAGTACTACCAATTATCTATAAAGCTGATGCACGGAATCAACCATCTGGAAGCGTATTTCCAGAATCAGAGAAAAGGAGAAGCAGAACTATGATCCGAGTCATGTATAAGAGCAGGAAGAATAATAAGAAAGTGGCGCAAGCTATGGCAGAGGCGCTGGGGATAGAGGCAGAGAGCATTGATGGAGCGAAGGATGTGAAAGCCGATCTACTGTTTCTGGGGTGCGCGATCCTGGCCGGAAACATCCGGCCGGAGATGGAACGGTTTGTAGAAGGACTGGATAGTGGCAGCGTTTCCAGGGTGGCTTTATTTTCATCCAATGGATATGGCACGGATCAGTTCGCAGCCTTGAGAGAGAAACTGAAGGCAAAAGGCATAGAAGTGGAAGATGAGGCGTTTTCCTGCAAAGGAAGCGCATTTATATTCAAGAACATGGGGAAGCCGGATCAGGAAGATCTGGAGGCGGCAAAGCGGTTCGCGCTATCCGTCAGGGATGGCAGAAGGAGTTAACCAATGGTTGATTTTATTTCCGTAAATATCGTATCATTCCATGGTGTTTTTCTGGATTCTTCCGTATACTTATAGCAAGAAAGGAGATGCGATATATGGATACATTGAATTTGGCAGAGAATCTGATCCGCCTGCGCCGGGAGAAAGAAGTCACCCAGGAAGAAGTGGCTAACTTCATTGGCGTTACCAAAGCGTCGGTTTCCAAGTGGGAGACGAAGCAAAGTCTGCCGGACATTCTGCTGCTCCCGGTGATTGCGTCCTATTACGGCGTGACGGTGGATGAACTGCTGGGATATAAGCCTCAGCTGGGGAAAGAACAGATCCAGAAGATCTATCATGACCTGGCGGCGGAATTTGCGGAAAAACCCTTTGAAGAGGTAATGGATGCAAGCAGGAAACTGGTTAAGAAGTATTACTCCTGCTATTCCTTCCTCTTGCAGATCAGTATTCTGTGGCTGAACCATTATACATTTGCCGAAGATCCAAAGAGCCAGATGAGGATCCTGGACGAGACGGTGGAACTGTGCACGCACATTATAGAGAATTGCAAGGATATCAGCATCTGTAATGACGCGACTGTTCTCAAAGCGATCATGGACCTGCAGCGAGGAAGACCCCAGGAGGTCCTGGATTCGGTGGAGGATATGCTGAGTCCCTACCGGCTGGCCAGCCAGAGCAGCGGGATTCTTATCCAGGCCTATCAGATGATAGGAGATATGGATAAGGCGGTCAGTTATACGCAGATCAGCATGTTCCTCCATCTGCTTTCTCTGGTAGAAGGCGCGACACAGTATATTGCGCTTCGTGCGCAGGATAAAGAGGCCTGCGAGGAGACGATCCGCCGGATGGACGGACTGATAGAATTATTCCAATTAGAAAGGCTGCATCAGAATATAGCGGCAGTCTATCACTACCAGGTGGCTGTCTATCAGTGCCAGCAGAAGGACATAGATGGGGTGCTCGCAAGGCTTAAGAGGTTCGTGGAGATTATCTGCGATCTGCTGGATCGTGAGGCAGCCTTGCATGGAGACGGTTATTTCAACCGTCTGGAAGAATGGTTCGAGGGACTGGATCTTGGAAAGCAGATGGTCAGAGATAAGAAACTGGTATTAGATAACGCTTGCCAGGCTTTGGAGAACACGGTATTTTCTCCGCTTATGGAAGATAGGCGTCTGGAAAGATTAAAAAGAGTATTGACGGAAAAGAGGGAGACATTATGAATATAAAGGATATGCTGCCATTTTTGATACCATTGGTCATTGTAGAACTGATTCTTGTGATTATCACGCTTCGACATATCTTCACGCACCAGCATTATAAGAGGGGGACCCGCGCGTTCTGGGTAGTGATGACCATCGTAGGGATGCAGTTTTGGGGACCAATTCTTTATTTTCTGCTGGGAAAGGAAGATGCTTAGATGGATATGCTGACATTATCCCATGTATCCAAGCGCTTTGGCGCAAACCAGGTGATCGATGACTTGAACTTTAAGGTTCCCGCGCATTCGATCTATGGATTTATCGGACAGAATGGGGCAGGAAAGACGACTACGATGAAGATGATACTGGGACTTCTTAAGGCGGATTCCGGAGACATCTTTGTAAATGGCGAGAAGGTCTGCTATGGGCAGAATAGGACGAACCGCTATATCGGCTACCTTCCGGATGTGCCGGAATTCTACTCTTACATGGCGCCGATGGAGTATCTGGCATTGTGCGGCGAGATTACGGGAATGAAGAAAACCCTGATTCGCAAGCGGTCTATGGAACTCCTGGAACTGGTAGGACTTGAGAAGTCCGATAAGAGAATCCAGGGATTTTCAAGAGGGATGAAGCAAAGGCTGGGCATCGCACAGGCCCTCCTTAACAGCCCAAAGCTTTTGATCTGCGATGAGCCTACGTCCGCGCTGGATCCGCTGGGAAGAAAAGAGATACTGGACATCCTTCTGGCCGTAAGGGAACATACCACCGTTGTGTTCTCTACGCATATCCTGTCGGATGTAGAGAAGACCTGCGATGAGATTGGCCTGCTCCATGAAGGGAAAGTGGCCCTTCATGGTACCATAGAAGAGATCCGGCAAATTCGGAAAAGCGATGGATTCGAAGCAGAGTTCAGGAATCCGGCGGATTCAGAAAAAGCCCTCCGGATATGGGCAGGAGGGGAGCGTAAGGGGAAGAATCTGATATTTTTTGCAAAGCAGGATGAGAAAGATATGGCATCAGCCATGCAAGGCATGTCAAAGACCGGAATCTATCCGCTTCGCATGGAAATGCGGGAACCTACGCTGGAAGCGCTGTTTATGGAGGTGGTAGGAAGATGAGGCAGTTAAGCGCATTTCTAAGAAAAGAAGGAATGGAACTCATCCGTACGGGTAAGATATGGATTCTTCTGATTATATTCATATTGTTTGGCATCATGAATCCGGCAATAGCCAAACTGACGCCCTGGATGGTAGAGACGATGTCGGACAGTCTGGCAGAGTCGGGGATGGTGCTGACGGAGGTTAAAGTAAATGCCATGACTTCATGGAACCAGTTCTACAAAAATATATCTATGGCGCTGATCATCTTTGCTCTGATGCTCAGTGGCATCCTGACAACGGAATACCAGAAGGGCACCTTGGTAAATATGCTGACGAAAGGCCTGATCAGGTGGAAGGTAGTCGGGGCAAAATCCATTGCCTCCATCGGTCTGTGGACGGTCTGCTACTGGCTGTGCTATGGTATCACATACGGATATAATATGTATTTCTGGAATAATGGCATCGCTTCTCATGTGGCCTTTGCGGCCTTCTGCGTCTATCTGCTGGGAATCTGGGTCATGCTCCTGATCCTGCTGATATCTACGCTGCTTAACACCGCTTCGGGGGTGCTGGCAGTAACGGGCGTAGCAGTCATCGCCAGTTATGTGGCCGGAATGTTCGGGAAGATTGGGGAATATCTGCCGATACGGCTGCTCTCTGCTGGTAATCTGCTGGCGGGCAGCATGTCTCCTGAGGATTTCTGGAAGGCGATAGCGGTGGCCCTGGCATCTGGCGTGGTGTTTTTTGTACTGTCAGTGGCGTGCTTTAATAGAAAGAATATTGGATAGACTGCCTGGGGAATTGCGATTCCCCAGGCTTGTGTTATAATATAATCCATAAATTAGAATGGAGATATATCATGCTATATACAATACCTGATTATTATCAGAATTTCAAATGCACGGCCGACCAATGCGAGGATACCTGCTGCGCCGGATGGCAGATTGCCATCGACAGGAAATCATTGGTCCGCTATGGAAAGGTGACCGGGAAGTTCCGCAGAAGGCTTAACCGTTCCATCCGGTGGCTGGAAGGGACATTCAAGCAGGGCAAGGACGGAAGATGCGACTTTCTGAATGAGGAGAACTTGTGCGATCTGTATTCTGCCCTGGGCAAGGAGAGCCTTTGCAGGACTTGCAGGCTGTATCCGAGGCATATCGAGGAGTTCGAAGGCGTGCGGGAAATCACGCTGTCCATCTCCTGTCCGGAGGTGGCGAGAATCCTGCTTAAGAAAGAAGAGCCGGCAAGGTTCCTGGAATACGAGAAGGAAGGCGAAGAAGCGTATGAAGATTTTGACCTGCTTGCCTATTCCAAACTGGCGGAGGGACGGGAGGTCATGCTCGATATCTTAAGGATGCGGGAACTTGGGCTTGAGTTGCGGGCAGGGCTCGTGCTGGCGCTGGCCCATGATATGCAGGTGAGGCTTAAAAAGGGAGAAGTGTTTTCCTGCGACCAGGTATTTGAACGGTACCAGAAGGAGAAGGCCAGGGAATTTATCAGACTGAAACTTATGGAGTCGGGAGACAATATAGAAGAAAGATATGCGTTTTCCAGGCAAATGTTCCAGAACTTGTACCAGTTGGAACTACTCCGGGAAGACTGGGAGTCTCATCTGCGCGAATCGGAGTACCTGCTGTATGGAAGCGCGGATGACAGTCAGGATGGCCGGGACGCCTATGGGAAGATGCACCAGGATTTCGCTGCGTGGCTTACGGTCAATATGCCGGAATGGGAGATCCAGTGCGAGCAGTTGCTGGTATATTTTATCTATACCTATTTCTGCGGGGCCGTCTATGACGGGAGAGCCTATGCGAAGATCCAGATGGCCGCGGTCAGCGTTATGCTGATCTACGAGATGCTGGCGGCAAGGTGGAGGAAGAATGAGAAGCAGCTGGACTTTGAGGATGTGGTGGAGATTGTCTACCGCTATTCCAGGGAAGTGGAGCACTCGGACCGGAATCTGGAAGCAATGGAGCAAATGATGGAAGAACAATTGATCCCATGGTTTTCAAAGGAGAGATGCAAGGAAAGGATTGAGGGAAAGGAAGGAAAGATATGGATGTAAATATGACAGGAAATACGGAAGAAAATACGCAAAGAGAGCAAAATCTGAAAACTGCGGGACAACTGTTTTCCTTTATACAGGCAAGTCCCAGCCCTTTCCATGCGGTTGCGAATATGAAGAGGGAATTGGACGCGCACGGATATGCCCAGCTTCTGGAAGGGGAAGAATGGAGGCTGGAAGAAGAGGGGAAATATTATGTCATCCGTAACGGGTCGGCATTAATCGCGTTTCGGATTCCAAAACGGGATTTCCTGGGATTCCAGATTATGGCCAGCCACAGTGATTCTCCAAGTTTCAAGATCAAGGAAAATCCAGAGATGGATGTGGAAGGGCATTATGTGAAGCTGAATGTGGAAAAGTATGGAGGGATGCTGTGCGCGCCATGGTTTGACAGGCCGCTGTCCGTGGCGGGAAGAGTCATCGTAAGGAAAGGAAGCCGTCTCGTAACAAGGCTGGTGAATGTAGACCGGGACTTGTGCATGATTCCGAATCTGGCGATCCACATGAACCGGGAGGCCAACGAAGGCTACAAATACAATGTCCAGAAAGATATGCTGCCATTGTATGGATGCGGAGAAGCTAGGGGAAAGTTCATGGAAGACATCGCCTGTGCAGCAGGCGTGGCGCAGGAGGATATGATAGGAAGCGATCTGTTTTTATATAACCGGATGGAAGGAAGCATCTGGGGAGCGCAGGAAGAATTTATTTCCATCGGAAGGCTGGATGACTTGCAGTGTGCCTTTGCATCCCTTCAGGCCTTCCTGGAGGAGGATGGCGGAGACAGCATTCCGGTACACTGCGTCTATGACAATGAAGAGGTGGGGAGCGGTACGAAACAAGGTGCGGGCTCTACGTTCCTTCTGGATACGCTGCTACGGGTCAATGAAGGGCTTGGGCGAAGCCCGGGCCGGTACCGCCAGGCGCTGGCATCCAGCTTCATGCTGTCTGCGGACAATGCCCATGGCGTACATCCCAATTATCCCGAGAAGGCCTGCCCGACCAATCGGCCTTATCTGAATGAAGGAATCGTGATAAAATACAGCGCGAACCAGAAGTATACCACGGATGGGATGGCTGCGGCAGTATTTACGCAGATCTGTGAAAGAGCCGGTGTACCAGTGCAGAAGTTTCTCAACCGTTCGGATATTCTGGGAGGCTCTACGCTTGGCAACATCTCGGGAACCCAGGTGGCGCTGAATTCGGTGGACATCGGGTTGGCCCAGCTTTCCATGCATTCTCCGTACGAGACGGGTGGCATAAAAGATACGGATTATCTGATCGCGGCGGCAAAGGAGTTCTTCCGGTCATCGGTGGTGGAAATAGGCAGCGGAGAATACCGCTCTTTGACTTCTGCTCCCAAAAGTACTATAATTCGATAGTAAATGACAGAAAGGGAGTTGGAAATCATGAGTAAAAGAATCGACAAGAAGAGAATGAAGAGACAGGCAAAAATCACATCTGCACCGCGTGATATGCAGGCATCGGCAGCAAAAGAGACAGAGAATATAGACTTCTACATCCAGTATCAGGGCCAGGAGTACCTAGAGCGGGAGATTATAGAGCGAATCAAGGGAAAATGCAAGGAAGAGGGGACTTTGACTGCAGGAAATGAAAAGTTATCTGTCTACCTGAAGCCGGAAGAAAAGAAAGCGTACTATACGTGCGATGGAGGTAATGGAGAGATAGACCTCTAGTCCAATACTGCAAATACCAGGAATAGTATTATGAAGTGATTCGTAATACTATTCCTTTTTCATTATGGCAGCCACCAGACTACAACATTTATTGCTAAAGCCTATGAGGATATCAGGAATTTCAATAAATACAGCGATTCTTTCTATGATAGAATAAGGTGGAATGGGAGGCTTTTATGGATTTACATAAGATGCAATATTTTAAAGATGTGTACGAACTGAATAGTTTTACGAAAGCTGCAAATAAAAACTTTGTGTATCAGAGCGCAGTTACCCAGCAAATTGCGTCGATTGAAAAAGAATTAGGCGTGCTTCTGTTTGAAAGGGAGCACGGAAAAATCACCCATACGCAGGCAGGGAAGATTTTTTATCAGGAGTGCCGGGATATATTGGATGAATATGAACATGTGTTGGAGGAAATTAAGAATCACTCATCGCATAAAGTACAGATCCAGAAAAAGTTAAAAATAGGATTTTCAGGTGTAATGGAGAATAACTTCATAATGCTGATCAATGAATATATGCGCAGGTATCCGGAGGTAAGGATTGATTTTATCGAAGGCAGTTATATGTCTTTATGCGAGAAACTTGTCAGCCAGGAGATTGATATTATATTCGGCGTGGCGTGTGAACTGGAAAATATTCCAGGAAAAGTCTGGAAGGTTCTTTTTACGGAGAATCAGAAGATTCTCCTGTCCAGGATGAATGAATTGGCAGAAAAAGATGTTTTGTCTATGGATGAACTTGGAAGTCAGACTTTAATCGTGCCTTCCAAGGATATGATGCCCAGTTGTCATAAAAAAGGAATGCAGTTATGTAAAAAAACAAAATATCGGATGAATATTGATTTTGTGGATTCTTTTGAAGCAGTAAAGATGAAAGTGGCAAGCAACCAGGGGATTACTTTTGTAATGAATTCATTTAAAACATATGACTATGATAGTTTCAAGAAAGTAAGGTTCTGTGATATTCATTTTGTCTGTACGCTGGGAATCACATATCTGAAGAATAATAAAAACCGGCTTATAGATAACTTTTCTAAAATCTTAGATTGAAAATGGGGAAGATATTGATGAATTTTCGTAAAATGCAATATTTTATAGATGTAGTAAGACTGGAAAGCATTACAAAGGCAGCGGAAAAAAACCATATTACCCAGTGCGCTATGAGTCAGCAGATCAAGTCTATAGAGGAGACGGTCGATGCTCTTCTGTTAATTCGACAGAGGAATCATATAACGGCGACAAAGGCTGGAATCATATTCTATACGTTCTGTCTGGGATGTCTGGAGCGTCACAATATTACTATAAAAAAAATCCAGGGCATGAGGCAGGGCTTTCAATTGGCCTGAGGCCGTTGGCTGTCATCCGCAAGATTATTCTCCCTCAGGCTGCCAGGATAGCTGTACCAGGACTGTCTAACAATTTTATCAATCTTTTTAAGTCGACTGCGATCGGCTTTATGATTGGCTATAAGGATATGATGGCAGTTGTCAGTATGGAGACGTCGCGTACCTACCGCTTCCTGGAAGGGTACTCTGCAGCCATGCTGATTTATTGGGGGATTATAACCGTACTATCCTTTATACAGAAACGGGTAGA carries:
- a CDS encoding DUF6179 domain-containing protein; this translates as MEYEMEELIPLVKELCDRYTGKESTSVTYEAAQRLMEAVLYCIHETTGSAEAAGVSDGSRSARMAYEYGYELAVQKVGQARERYNRMAANFRSYGNRAYEETFRQGIPAFFLWYDVRLKPQDHIITMDYPVMKNLEGLCGIDAIWEYLRCMEAEQKFLARFPEDYIRQVNVARCADYEEYYINPCRVMLRHVLCCMLADIPADKIRFGEEDYMRLKEEVQNQDRGGLKRRLTRLLYVLVKQKYCEDEKLFGYLEYDMADLAFELQNWLWKQAGRN
- a CDS encoding DUF6323 family protein — protein: MLECNQETLKYGLSLTEFCDSQFIQSGDYADTLTRLQEIFYLYKNESMDELTDRELLEIMKENFEQICYGDLEYLETTCLERFAAAVRAGYETEFQKKERDEYTLRKSGNEYEKFSEETRWEFELYRIKLEESE
- a CDS encoding MarR family winged helix-turn-helix transcriptional regulator — protein: MKKENPVTYERMGTSLDWIKKLIFAGIFIQENKLHAIFDRYNEMSSKQWLLMAVSASFDAPPVLTTLAGAMGCSRQNVKKLAVNLEKVGYIKLEKSDADARALCVKMTAKGMKFAEYMADVTDDVHAAMFGEFTEEEIRKYYQLSIKLMHGINHLEAYFQNQRKGEAEL
- a CDS encoding NADPH-dependent FMN reductase family protein yields the protein MIRVMYKSRKNNKKVAQAMAEALGIEAESIDGAKDVKADLLFLGCAILAGNIRPEMERFVEGLDSGSVSRVALFSSNGYGTDQFAALREKLKAKGIEVEDEAFSCKGSAFIFKNMGKPDQEDLEAAKRFALSVRDGRRS
- a CDS encoding helix-turn-helix domain-containing protein, yielding MDTLNLAENLIRLRREKEVTQEEVANFIGVTKASVSKWETKQSLPDILLLPVIASYYGVTVDELLGYKPQLGKEQIQKIYHDLAAEFAEKPFEEVMDASRKLVKKYYSCYSFLLQISILWLNHYTFAEDPKSQMRILDETVELCTHIIENCKDISICNDATVLKAIMDLQRGRPQEVLDSVEDMLSPYRLASQSSGILIQAYQMIGDMDKAVSYTQISMFLHLLSLVEGATQYIALRAQDKEACEETIRRMDGLIELFQLERLHQNIAAVYHYQVAVYQCQQKDIDGVLARLKRFVEIICDLLDREAALHGDGYFNRLEEWFEGLDLGKQMVRDKKLVLDNACQALENTVFSPLMEDRRLERLKRVLTEKRETL
- a CDS encoding PLDc N-terminal domain-containing protein is translated as MNIKDMLPFLIPLVIVELILVIITLRHIFTHQHYKRGTRAFWVVMTIVGMQFWGPILYFLLGKEDA
- a CDS encoding ABC transporter ATP-binding protein; the encoded protein is MDMLTLSHVSKRFGANQVIDDLNFKVPAHSIYGFIGQNGAGKTTTMKMILGLLKADSGDIFVNGEKVCYGQNRTNRYIGYLPDVPEFYSYMAPMEYLALCGEITGMKKTLIRKRSMELLELVGLEKSDKRIQGFSRGMKQRLGIAQALLNSPKLLICDEPTSALDPLGRKEILDILLAVREHTTVVFSTHILSDVEKTCDEIGLLHEGKVALHGTIEEIRQIRKSDGFEAEFRNPADSEKALRIWAGGERKGKNLIFFAKQDEKDMASAMQGMSKTGIYPLRMEMREPTLEALFMEVVGR
- a CDS encoding ABC transporter permease subunit, with translation MRQLSAFLRKEGMELIRTGKIWILLIIFILFGIMNPAIAKLTPWMVETMSDSLAESGMVLTEVKVNAMTSWNQFYKNISMALIIFALMLSGILTTEYQKGTLVNMLTKGLIRWKVVGAKSIASIGLWTVCYWLCYGITYGYNMYFWNNGIASHVAFAAFCVYLLGIWVMLLILLISTLLNTASGVLAVTGVAVIASYVAGMFGKIGEYLPIRLLSAGNLLAGSMSPEDFWKAIAVALASGVVFFVLSVACFNRKNIG
- the fliB gene encoding flagellin lysine-N-methylase produces the protein MLYTIPDYYQNFKCTADQCEDTCCAGWQIAIDRKSLVRYGKVTGKFRRRLNRSIRWLEGTFKQGKDGRCDFLNEENLCDLYSALGKESLCRTCRLYPRHIEEFEGVREITLSISCPEVARILLKKEEPARFLEYEKEGEEAYEDFDLLAYSKLAEGREVMLDILRMRELGLELRAGLVLALAHDMQVRLKKGEVFSCDQVFERYQKEKAREFIRLKLMESGDNIEERYAFSRQMFQNLYQLELLREDWESHLRESEYLLYGSADDSQDGRDAYGKMHQDFAAWLTVNMPEWEIQCEQLLVYFIYTYFCGAVYDGRAYAKIQMAAVSVMLIYEMLAARWRKNEKQLDFEDVVEIVYRYSREVEHSDRNLEAMEQMMEEQLIPWFSKERCKERIEGKEGKIWM
- a CDS encoding M18 family aminopeptidase, producing MDVNMTGNTEENTQREQNLKTAGQLFSFIQASPSPFHAVANMKRELDAHGYAQLLEGEEWRLEEEGKYYVIRNGSALIAFRIPKRDFLGFQIMASHSDSPSFKIKENPEMDVEGHYVKLNVEKYGGMLCAPWFDRPLSVAGRVIVRKGSRLVTRLVNVDRDLCMIPNLAIHMNREANEGYKYNVQKDMLPLYGCGEARGKFMEDIACAAGVAQEDMIGSDLFLYNRMEGSIWGAQEEFISIGRLDDLQCAFASLQAFLEEDGGDSIPVHCVYDNEEVGSGTKQGAGSTFLLDTLLRVNEGLGRSPGRYRQALASSFMLSADNAHGVHPNYPEKACPTNRPYLNEGIVIKYSANQKYTTDGMAAAVFTQICERAGVPVQKFLNRSDILGGSTLGNISGTQVALNSVDIGLAQLSMHSPYETGGIKDTDYLIAAAKEFFRSSVVEIGSGEYRSLTSAPKSTIIR
- a CDS encoding DUF6465 family protein → MSKRIDKKRMKRQAKITSAPRDMQASAAKETENIDFYIQYQGQEYLEREIIERIKGKCKEEGTLTAGNEKLSVYLKPEEKKAYYTCDGGNGEIDL
- a CDS encoding LysR family transcriptional regulator, whose protein sequence is MDLHKMQYFKDVYELNSFTKAANKNFVYQSAVTQQIASIEKELGVLLFEREHGKITHTQAGKIFYQECRDILDEYEHVLEEIKNHSSHKVQIQKKLKIGFSGVMENNFIMLINEYMRRYPEVRIDFIEGSYMSLCEKLVSQEIDIIFGVACELENIPGKVWKVLFTENQKILLSRMNELAEKDVLSMDELGSQTLIVPSKDMMPSCHKKGMQLCKKTKYRMNIDFVDSFEAVKMKVASNQGITFVMNSFKTYDYDSFKKVRFCDIHFVCTLGITYLKNNKNRLIDNFSKILD
- a CDS encoding LysR family transcriptional regulator; protein product: MNFRKMQYFIDVVRLESITKAAEKNHITQCAMSQQIKSIEETVDALLLIRQRNHITATKAGIIFYTFCLGCLERHNITIKKIQGMRQGFQLA
- a CDS encoding ABC transporter permease subunit → MAVIRKIILPQAARIAVPGLSNNFINLFKSTAIGFMIGYKDMMAVVSMETSRTYRFLEGYSAAMLIYWGIITVLSFIQKRVEDKLNQIY